CTTCAAGGGATATAAGTCTTTACTTTTGTTATTCTACCAAGTTGTTTTTTAACATCTCAATATCAAGTATTGATAATAATTTATCATCTTTTGAACCCTCAAGAGGAACTATTACAGAGTTTATTAATGTACAATTCCCTAACAAATAATTATCAATCTTCTTGATTCTAGCTTTGGAAACCTCAGGAATATCACCTAGTTCATTTACTAATATACCTATGTAATTCTCACTATCTTTGTCAAAATGTTTTATAATGACAACTTCTTTGTACTCTTCTTCAACTTTTTCATCTAAAAAATTCTTAATATCTATCACTCCAACAGCACTATTGTTATAGATAATAGTTCCTTTAAAATAGTGGTCATTATTCATTGTAGGAGATAGATCTAATTTAGAAATACTCACAACTTCAATTAAATTTTCTATTTCAATACCTAGCCACTTCCCACCTATGAAAAAAGTCCCTATTTCTTGTGTGTCTTCTGATTTATTTCCACTAATTTCTTTAAATATTTCTTTACTATGAGAAATCTTCAAATCTGAAGAACTTATATAAGAGAAAAATATTGCAAAAATGTCATTTGAATAATTATCAGCAATTTTATATTCTCTATATCCTTGAGAACATTTTATTCCAATAGCATAGTAGTTACCATTGTAAACTATTATTTCACTATGGGATTCTCCATTTACCATATTCAAAAATTTCAAGTCAATATCTAAAGTTTTTCCGACTTTTAAGTCCCCACTTGTAGAAGAGATTATTAATCCTTTTTTATCAGTAAATACTCCAAATCTCTTTTCATCAGCTGATGATTTATAATTTGGAATTGATTCTTCAAGCATTGCTTTTAATTCAACTTTTGAATCAAAAACTACACCAATACCACCTACGACATTCTCATTTGATTTGATAGAAGAGTAATAAATGTAAGTGTAATCATCATTATAGAATTTTGTTCTTTTAAAATTTGACACAAAATAATCATTATTGTCTGTTATTTTCATTGTATTTTCAAGGGTATTATCATTTAATTGCATTCCAACTAAATGTTTTTCTTCTTCCTTAGAAACAGCAAGAATAATTCCATTTTTATCATAAA
Above is a genomic segment from Arcobacter sp. F2176 containing:
- a CDS encoding chemotaxis protein CheW; this encodes VYYNIVLMDTKGNILVQLDKSEKINKSEDEIIDLSLSSNDYVESFKFHDFIPSKKKSLVYASKVTKTNDPNSESIGILCLCFKFQDEMKGIFNNLKEIKNKECLTILDKDGVVIATSDKYHVNLGTILEFNPNSKFSFISHGGRDYLSKTCKTNGYQGYFGQEWYGHILLPLDYAFVEEDDNLNIDQDILLAILQGGERFSDELKKIPLEANNIQENLNRLVWNGNLNRGNQDKSELTKSFSRALLNEISLTGEKTKKIFDLSIANLTKTIILNNATYVASLMVDIMDRNLYERANDCRWWALTQDFKDVLTSSSVDKTNNSKLTEILKYINSLYTVYTNLFIYDKNGIILAVSKEEEKHLVGMQLNDNTLENTMKITDNNDYFVSNFKRTKFYNDDYTYIYYSSIKSNENVVGGIGVVFDSKVELKAMLEESIPNYKSSADEKRFGVFTDKKGLIISSTSGDLKVGKTLDIDLKFLNMVNGESHSEIIVYNGNYYAIGIKCSQGYREYKIADNYSNDIFAIFFSYISSSDLKISHSKEIFKEISGNKSEDTQEIGTFFIGGKWLGIEIENLIEVVSISKLDLSPTMNNDHYFKGTIIYNNSAVGVIDIKNFLDEKVEEEYKEVVIIKHFDKDSENYIGILVNELGDIPEVSKARIKKIDNYLLGNCTLINSVIVPLEGSKDDKLLSILDIEMLKNNLVE